The Castanea sativa cultivar Marrone di Chiusa Pesio chromosome 11, ASM4071231v1 genome contains a region encoding:
- the LOC142614489 gene encoding putative helicase CHR10 isoform X4, protein MNYEQRLKAAARVILADDSRAGDAPKDAARFGVTATLKPYQVEGVSWLIRRYNLGVNVILGDEMGLGKTLQAISFLSYLKVHKKSPGPFLVLCPLSVTDGWVSEVVKFAPNLEVLRYVGDKEQRRSLRWTMYEHVKSQSSSCNGSLLPFDILLTTYDIALMDQDFLSQISWQYAVIDEAQRLKNPSSVLYNLLKDHFLMPRRLLMTGTPIQNNLTELWALMHFCMPSVFGTLDQFLFTFKEAGDPSSGHDTAKVKEQFQSLKCMLGAFMLRRTKAKLIECGNLVLPALTEITVMAPLLSLQKKVYLSILRKELPKLLALSSGSSNHQSLQNIVIQLRKASSHPYLFPGIEPEPFEEGEHLVQASGKLMILDQLLQKLHNSGHRVLLFAQMTHTLDILQDFLELRKHSYERLDGSVRAEERFSAIRSFSGQSIKGSLNSGSDQNGAFVFMISTRAGGVGLNLVAADTVIFYEQDWNPQVDKQALQRAHRIGQMNHVLSINLVTRHTVDEVIMRRAERKLRLSHNVVGDDVMNWEGKETAGVETGDLRSIIFGLHRFDPTEISTEKLGETQMSDLNAMVEKVLAKRYEQTAAKDDRKFEVNPLELSSGSVIAIGESSTSVGLDPGVDDDSYLSWVEKLKEASQTGSNPIMESGARRQAPEEKLLKLEAARKKAEEKKLSKWEALGYCSLSVKEPIPPEDSDMMSDSGSVHFVYGDCTQPSKICPSEPTIIFSCVDDSGNWGCGGMFDALAKLSASIPDAYQQASEFGDLHVGDLHLIRINEDSDEQNMDGGSPQWVALAVVQSYSVRRKIPRSNISLPDLERCLSKASFSAAQNSASIHMPRIGYQDGSDRSDWYTVERLLRKYASIYGIKIFVYYYRRST, encoded by the exons ATGAATTATGAGCAGAGGCTCAAAGCCGCAGCGAGAGTTATACTCGCCGACGACTCACGCGCCGGTGACGCGCCTAAGGACGCCGCGAGATTCGGAGTCACGGCGACGCTGAAACCTTACCAAGTCGAAGGAGTTTCGTGGCTCATTCGGCGGTACAATCTCGGCGTCAACGTTATTCTCG GAGATGAG ATGGGACTAGGCAAGACTTTGCAAGCTATCTCTTTCTTGAGCTATTTGAAGGTTCACAAAAAGTCTCCTGGGCCATTTT TGGTGCTATGTCCTCTGAGTGTGACAGATGGTTGGGTTTCAGAGGTAGTTAAATTTGCTCCAAACTTAGAAGTTCTTCGATATGTAGGTGATAAAGAACAGCGCCGCAGTCTACGCTGGACAATGTATGAACATGTGAAATCACAGTCCTCATCCTGTAAT GGCTCGTTGTTACCTTTTGACATTCTGTTGACAACATATGACATCGCATTGATGGATCAAGATTTTCTGTCTCAAATATCTTGGCAGTATGCAGTAATTGATGAAGCTCAAAGACTTAAAAACCCTTCCAGT GTTCTTTACAATCTCCTCAAAGATCACTTTCTTATGCCAAGACGGTTGTTGATGACTGGTACACCTATTCAAAACAATCTCACTGAACTTTGGGCTTTGATGCATTTTTGTATGCCTTCTGTGTTTGGGACACTAGACCAATTCCTTTTCACATTCAAGGAAGCTGGAGATCCTTCATCAG GTCATGATACAGCCAAAGTAAAGGAGCaatttcaaagtttaaaatgtatGTTGGGAGCCTTCATGCTTCGACGAACAAAAGCAAAGCTCATTGAATGTGGAAATCTAGTGCTGCCCGCTCTTACAGAGATAACCGT GATGGCACCGCTGCTCAGCCTGCAAAAGAAGGTGTACTTGTCAATATTGAGAAAGGAGCTTCCTAAATTACTTGCTTTATCTTCAGGTTCATCGAATCATCAATCCTTACAGAATATT GTAATACAGCTAAGAAAAGCAAGTAGCCATCCTTACCTTTTTCCTGGTATTGAGCCTGAACCATTTGAGGAGGGTGAACACCTAGTTCAG GCCAGTGGCAAACTTATGATATTGGACCAACTACTCCAGAAGCTACATAATTCTGGACACCGTGTCCTTCTCTTTGCTCAGATGACACATACACTTGACATTTTACAG GATTTTCTTGAGTTACGAAAGCATTCCTATGAGCGTCTTGATGGATCAGTTCGGGCTGAGGAGCGCTTCTCTGCAATACGAAGCTTCAGTGGGCAATCAATTAAAGGGAGCTTGAATTCTGGGTCTGACCAAAATGGTGCATTTGTTTTTATGATCTCTACAAGAGCTGGAGGAGTTGGCTTGAATCTAGTGGCTGCTGATACT GTTATATTCTATGAGCAAGATTGGAATCCTCAAGTGGACAAGCAGGCTCTGCAGCGGGCACACCGAATTGGTCAAATGAATCATGTTTTGTCCATAAACCTAGTTACCAGACATACTGTGGATGAG GTTATTATGAGGAGAGCAGAGAGGAAGTTGCGGCTTAGCCATAATGTTGTTGGGGATGATGTTATGAACTGGGAAGGTAAAGAAACTGCAGGAGTTGAAACTGGTGATTTGCGTTCTATCATATTTGGGTTACACAGGTTTGATCCTACTGAGATCTCTACTGAGAAATTGGGTGAGACGCAGATGTCTGACCTGAATGCTATGGTTGAGAAGGTACTTGCAAAGCGCTATGAACAAACTGCAGCAAAGGATGATAGGAAATTTGAGGTTAACCCATTAGAATTGTCAAGTGGATCTGTTATTGCTATTGGAGAAAGTTCTACCTCTGTCGGTTTAGATCCTGGTGTTGATGATGATTCATATCTCTCCTGGGTTGAAAAATTGAAGGAGGCATCACAAACAGGCAGTAACCCAATTATGGAGTCAGGAGCTAGAAGGCAAGCCCCTGAGGAAAAGCTTCTAAAACTTGAGGCTGCGAGGAAGAAGGCAGAAGAGAAGAAGTTGTCTAAGTGGGAAGCCCTTGGATACTGCTCATTGTCTGTAAAAGAACCTATTCCTCCTGAGGATAGTGATATGATGTCAGATTCAGGTTCTGTTCATTTTGTTTATGGAGATTGTACACAACCTTCAAAAATTTGTCCATCTGAACCCACAATTATCTTCAG TTGTGTTGATGACTCTGGAAATTGGGGCTGTGGAGGCATGTTTGATGCACTGGCCAAACTTTCTGCAAGTATCCCTGATGCATATCAACAAGCTTCTGAATTTGGGGACCTGCATGTTGGTGATCTGCATCTTATTAGAATTAATG AGGACAGTGATGAACAGAATATGGATGGTGGTAGTCCTCAATGGGTGGCTTTGGCTGTTGTACAGTCTTACAGTGTCAGGCGTAAAATCCCTCGCAGCAACATCTCTCTTCCTGACCTGGAACGTTGCTTATCAAAAGCATCGTTCTCAGCAGCTCAAAACTCTG CTTCAATACACATGCCACGTATTGGGTATCAGGATGGATCAGATCGCTCAGATTGGTACACAGTGGAACGTCTTCTACGAAAATATGCTTCCATATATGgcattaaaatttttgt GTATTATTATCGACGGTCAACTTGA
- the LOC142614489 gene encoding putative helicase CHR10 isoform X1, with translation MGLGKTLQAISFLSYLKVHKKSPGPFLVLCPLSVTDGWVSEVVKFAPNLEVLRYVGDKEQRRSLRWTMYEHVKSQSSSCNGSLLPFDILLTTYDIALMDQDFLSQISWQYAVIDEAQRLKNPSSVLYNLLKDHFLMPRRLLMTGTPIQNNLTELWALMHFCMPSVFGTLDQFLFTFKEAGDPSSAKVKEQFQSLKCMLGAFMLRRTKAKLIECGNLVLPALTEITVMAPLLSLQKKVYLSILRKELPKLLALSSGSSNHQSLQNIVIQLRKASSHPYLFPGIEPEPFEEGEHLVQASGKLMILDQLLQKLHNSGHRVLLFAQMTHTLDILQDFLELRKHSYERLDGSVRAEERFSAIRSFSGQSIKGSLNSGSDQNGAFVFMISTRAGGVGLNLVAADTVIFYEQDWNPQVDKQALQRAHRIGQMNHVLSINLVTRHTVDEVIMRRAERKLRLSHNVVGDDVMNWEGKETAGVETGDLRSIIFGLHRFDPTEISTEKLGETQMSDLNAMVEKVLAKRYEQTAAKDDRKFEVNPLELSSGSVIAIGESSTSVGLDPGVDDDSYLSWVEKLKEASQTGSNPIMESGARRQAPEEKLLKLEAARKKAEEKKLSKWEALGYCSLSVKEPIPPEDSDMMSDSGSVHFVYGDCTQPSKICPSEPTIIFSCVDDSGNWGCGGMFDALAKLSASIPDAYQQASEFGDLHVGDLHLIRINEDSDEQNMDGGSPQWVALAVVQSYSVRRKIPRSNISLPDLERCLSKASFSAAQNSASIHMPRIGYQDGSDRSDWYTVERLLRKYASIYGIKIFVYYYRRST, from the exons ATGGGACTAGGCAAGACTTTGCAAGCTATCTCTTTCTTGAGCTATTTGAAGGTTCACAAAAAGTCTCCTGGGCCATTTT TGGTGCTATGTCCTCTGAGTGTGACAGATGGTTGGGTTTCAGAGGTAGTTAAATTTGCTCCAAACTTAGAAGTTCTTCGATATGTAGGTGATAAAGAACAGCGCCGCAGTCTACGCTGGACAATGTATGAACATGTGAAATCACAGTCCTCATCCTGTAAT GGCTCGTTGTTACCTTTTGACATTCTGTTGACAACATATGACATCGCATTGATGGATCAAGATTTTCTGTCTCAAATATCTTGGCAGTATGCAGTAATTGATGAAGCTCAAAGACTTAAAAACCCTTCCAGT GTTCTTTACAATCTCCTCAAAGATCACTTTCTTATGCCAAGACGGTTGTTGATGACTGGTACACCTATTCAAAACAATCTCACTGAACTTTGGGCTTTGATGCATTTTTGTATGCCTTCTGTGTTTGGGACACTAGACCAATTCCTTTTCACATTCAAGGAAGCTGGAGATCCTTCATCAG CCAAAGTAAAGGAGCaatttcaaagtttaaaatgtatGTTGGGAGCCTTCATGCTTCGACGAACAAAAGCAAAGCTCATTGAATGTGGAAATCTAGTGCTGCCCGCTCTTACAGAGATAACCGT GATGGCACCGCTGCTCAGCCTGCAAAAGAAGGTGTACTTGTCAATATTGAGAAAGGAGCTTCCTAAATTACTTGCTTTATCTTCAGGTTCATCGAATCATCAATCCTTACAGAATATT GTAATACAGCTAAGAAAAGCAAGTAGCCATCCTTACCTTTTTCCTGGTATTGAGCCTGAACCATTTGAGGAGGGTGAACACCTAGTTCAG GCCAGTGGCAAACTTATGATATTGGACCAACTACTCCAGAAGCTACATAATTCTGGACACCGTGTCCTTCTCTTTGCTCAGATGACACATACACTTGACATTTTACAG GATTTTCTTGAGTTACGAAAGCATTCCTATGAGCGTCTTGATGGATCAGTTCGGGCTGAGGAGCGCTTCTCTGCAATACGAAGCTTCAGTGGGCAATCAATTAAAGGGAGCTTGAATTCTGGGTCTGACCAAAATGGTGCATTTGTTTTTATGATCTCTACAAGAGCTGGAGGAGTTGGCTTGAATCTAGTGGCTGCTGATACT GTTATATTCTATGAGCAAGATTGGAATCCTCAAGTGGACAAGCAGGCTCTGCAGCGGGCACACCGAATTGGTCAAATGAATCATGTTTTGTCCATAAACCTAGTTACCAGACATACTGTGGATGAG GTTATTATGAGGAGAGCAGAGAGGAAGTTGCGGCTTAGCCATAATGTTGTTGGGGATGATGTTATGAACTGGGAAGGTAAAGAAACTGCAGGAGTTGAAACTGGTGATTTGCGTTCTATCATATTTGGGTTACACAGGTTTGATCCTACTGAGATCTCTACTGAGAAATTGGGTGAGACGCAGATGTCTGACCTGAATGCTATGGTTGAGAAGGTACTTGCAAAGCGCTATGAACAAACTGCAGCAAAGGATGATAGGAAATTTGAGGTTAACCCATTAGAATTGTCAAGTGGATCTGTTATTGCTATTGGAGAAAGTTCTACCTCTGTCGGTTTAGATCCTGGTGTTGATGATGATTCATATCTCTCCTGGGTTGAAAAATTGAAGGAGGCATCACAAACAGGCAGTAACCCAATTATGGAGTCAGGAGCTAGAAGGCAAGCCCCTGAGGAAAAGCTTCTAAAACTTGAGGCTGCGAGGAAGAAGGCAGAAGAGAAGAAGTTGTCTAAGTGGGAAGCCCTTGGATACTGCTCATTGTCTGTAAAAGAACCTATTCCTCCTGAGGATAGTGATATGATGTCAGATTCAGGTTCTGTTCATTTTGTTTATGGAGATTGTACACAACCTTCAAAAATTTGTCCATCTGAACCCACAATTATCTTCAG TTGTGTTGATGACTCTGGAAATTGGGGCTGTGGAGGCATGTTTGATGCACTGGCCAAACTTTCTGCAAGTATCCCTGATGCATATCAACAAGCTTCTGAATTTGGGGACCTGCATGTTGGTGATCTGCATCTTATTAGAATTAATG AGGACAGTGATGAACAGAATATGGATGGTGGTAGTCCTCAATGGGTGGCTTTGGCTGTTGTACAGTCTTACAGTGTCAGGCGTAAAATCCCTCGCAGCAACATCTCTCTTCCTGACCTGGAACGTTGCTTATCAAAAGCATCGTTCTCAGCAGCTCAAAACTCTG CTTCAATACACATGCCACGTATTGGGTATCAGGATGGATCAGATCGCTCAGATTGGTACACAGTGGAACGTCTTCTACGAAAATATGCTTCCATATATGgcattaaaatttttgt GTATTATTATCGACGGTCAACTTGA
- the LOC142614489 gene encoding putative helicase CHR10 isoform X3: MDQDFLSQISWQYAVIDEAQRLKNPSSVLYNLLKDHFLMPRRLLMTGTPIQNNLTELWALMHFCMPSVFGTLDQFLFTFKEAGDPSSGHDTAKVKEQFQSLKCMLGAFMLRRTKAKLIECGNLVLPALTEITVMAPLLSLQKKVYLSILRKELPKLLALSSGSSNHQSLQNIVIQLRKASSHPYLFPGIEPEPFEEGEHLVQASGKLMILDQLLQKLHNSGHRVLLFAQMTHTLDILQDFLELRKHSYERLDGSVRAEERFSAIRSFSGQSIKGSLNSGSDQNGAFVFMISTRAGGVGLNLVAADTVIFYEQDWNPQVDKQALQRAHRIGQMNHVLSINLVTRHTVDEVIMRRAERKLRLSHNVVGDDVMNWEGKETAGVETGDLRSIIFGLHRFDPTEISTEKLGETQMSDLNAMVEKVLAKRYEQTAAKDDRKFEVNPLELSSGSVIAIGESSTSVGLDPGVDDDSYLSWVEKLKEASQTGSNPIMESGARRQAPEEKLLKLEAARKKAEEKKLSKWEALGYCSLSVKEPIPPEDSDMMSDSGSVHFVYGDCTQPSKICPSEPTIIFSCVDDSGNWGCGGMFDALAKLSASIPDAYQQASEFGDLHVGDLHLIRINEDSDEQNMDGGSPQWVALAVVQSYSVRRKIPRSNISLPDLERCLSKASFSAAQNSASIHMPRIGYQDGSDRSDWYTVERLLRKYASIYGIKIFVYYYRRST, translated from the exons ATGGATCAAGATTTTCTGTCTCAAATATCTTGGCAGTATGCAGTAATTGATGAAGCTCAAAGACTTAAAAACCCTTCCAGT GTTCTTTACAATCTCCTCAAAGATCACTTTCTTATGCCAAGACGGTTGTTGATGACTGGTACACCTATTCAAAACAATCTCACTGAACTTTGGGCTTTGATGCATTTTTGTATGCCTTCTGTGTTTGGGACACTAGACCAATTCCTTTTCACATTCAAGGAAGCTGGAGATCCTTCATCAG GTCATGATACAGCCAAAGTAAAGGAGCaatttcaaagtttaaaatgtatGTTGGGAGCCTTCATGCTTCGACGAACAAAAGCAAAGCTCATTGAATGTGGAAATCTAGTGCTGCCCGCTCTTACAGAGATAACCGT GATGGCACCGCTGCTCAGCCTGCAAAAGAAGGTGTACTTGTCAATATTGAGAAAGGAGCTTCCTAAATTACTTGCTTTATCTTCAGGTTCATCGAATCATCAATCCTTACAGAATATT GTAATACAGCTAAGAAAAGCAAGTAGCCATCCTTACCTTTTTCCTGGTATTGAGCCTGAACCATTTGAGGAGGGTGAACACCTAGTTCAG GCCAGTGGCAAACTTATGATATTGGACCAACTACTCCAGAAGCTACATAATTCTGGACACCGTGTCCTTCTCTTTGCTCAGATGACACATACACTTGACATTTTACAG GATTTTCTTGAGTTACGAAAGCATTCCTATGAGCGTCTTGATGGATCAGTTCGGGCTGAGGAGCGCTTCTCTGCAATACGAAGCTTCAGTGGGCAATCAATTAAAGGGAGCTTGAATTCTGGGTCTGACCAAAATGGTGCATTTGTTTTTATGATCTCTACAAGAGCTGGAGGAGTTGGCTTGAATCTAGTGGCTGCTGATACT GTTATATTCTATGAGCAAGATTGGAATCCTCAAGTGGACAAGCAGGCTCTGCAGCGGGCACACCGAATTGGTCAAATGAATCATGTTTTGTCCATAAACCTAGTTACCAGACATACTGTGGATGAG GTTATTATGAGGAGAGCAGAGAGGAAGTTGCGGCTTAGCCATAATGTTGTTGGGGATGATGTTATGAACTGGGAAGGTAAAGAAACTGCAGGAGTTGAAACTGGTGATTTGCGTTCTATCATATTTGGGTTACACAGGTTTGATCCTACTGAGATCTCTACTGAGAAATTGGGTGAGACGCAGATGTCTGACCTGAATGCTATGGTTGAGAAGGTACTTGCAAAGCGCTATGAACAAACTGCAGCAAAGGATGATAGGAAATTTGAGGTTAACCCATTAGAATTGTCAAGTGGATCTGTTATTGCTATTGGAGAAAGTTCTACCTCTGTCGGTTTAGATCCTGGTGTTGATGATGATTCATATCTCTCCTGGGTTGAAAAATTGAAGGAGGCATCACAAACAGGCAGTAACCCAATTATGGAGTCAGGAGCTAGAAGGCAAGCCCCTGAGGAAAAGCTTCTAAAACTTGAGGCTGCGAGGAAGAAGGCAGAAGAGAAGAAGTTGTCTAAGTGGGAAGCCCTTGGATACTGCTCATTGTCTGTAAAAGAACCTATTCCTCCTGAGGATAGTGATATGATGTCAGATTCAGGTTCTGTTCATTTTGTTTATGGAGATTGTACACAACCTTCAAAAATTTGTCCATCTGAACCCACAATTATCTTCAG TTGTGTTGATGACTCTGGAAATTGGGGCTGTGGAGGCATGTTTGATGCACTGGCCAAACTTTCTGCAAGTATCCCTGATGCATATCAACAAGCTTCTGAATTTGGGGACCTGCATGTTGGTGATCTGCATCTTATTAGAATTAATG AGGACAGTGATGAACAGAATATGGATGGTGGTAGTCCTCAATGGGTGGCTTTGGCTGTTGTACAGTCTTACAGTGTCAGGCGTAAAATCCCTCGCAGCAACATCTCTCTTCCTGACCTGGAACGTTGCTTATCAAAAGCATCGTTCTCAGCAGCTCAAAACTCTG CTTCAATACACATGCCACGTATTGGGTATCAGGATGGATCAGATCGCTCAGATTGGTACACAGTGGAACGTCTTCTACGAAAATATGCTTCCATATATGgcattaaaatttttgt GTATTATTATCGACGGTCAACTTGA
- the LOC142614489 gene encoding putative helicase CHR10 isoform X2 yields MGLGKTLQAISFLSYLKVHKKSPGPFLVLCPLSVTDGWVSEVVKFAPNLEVLRYVGDKEQRRSLRWTMYEHVKSQSSSCNGSLLPFDILLTTYDIALMDQDFLSQISWQYAVIDEAQRLKNPSSVLYNLLKDHFLMPRRLLMTGTPIQNNLTELWALMHFCMPSVFGTLDQFLFTFKEAGDPSSGHDTAKVKEQFQSLKCMLGAFMLRRTKAKLIECGNLVLPALTEITVMAPLLSLQKKVYLSILRKELPKLLALSSGSSNHQSLQNIVIQLRKASSHPYLFPGIEPEPFEEGEHLVQASGKLMILDQLLQKLHNSGHRVLLFAQMTHTLDILQDFLELRKHSYERLDGSVRAEERFSAIRSFSGQSIKGSLNSGSDQNGAFVFMISTRAGGVGLNLVAADTVIFYEQDWNPQVDKQALQRAHRIGQMNHVLSINLVTRHTVDEVIMRRAERKLRLSHNVVGDDVMNWEGKETAGVETGDLRSIIFGLHRFDPTEISTEKLGETQMSDLNAMVEKVLAKRYEQTAAKDDRKFEVNPLELSSGSVIAIGESSTSVGLDPGVDDDSYLSWVEKLKEASQTGSNPIMESGARRQAPEEKLLKLEAARKKAEEKKLSKWEALGYCSLSVKEPIPPEDSDMMSDSGSVHFVYGDCTQPSKICPSEPTIIFSCVDDSGNWGCGGMFDALAKLSASIPDAYQQASEFGDLHVGDLHLIRINEDSDEQNMDGGSPQWVALAVVQSYSVRRKIPRSNISLPDLERCLSKASFSAAQNSGWIRSLRLVHSGTSSTKICFHIWH; encoded by the exons ATGGGACTAGGCAAGACTTTGCAAGCTATCTCTTTCTTGAGCTATTTGAAGGTTCACAAAAAGTCTCCTGGGCCATTTT TGGTGCTATGTCCTCTGAGTGTGACAGATGGTTGGGTTTCAGAGGTAGTTAAATTTGCTCCAAACTTAGAAGTTCTTCGATATGTAGGTGATAAAGAACAGCGCCGCAGTCTACGCTGGACAATGTATGAACATGTGAAATCACAGTCCTCATCCTGTAAT GGCTCGTTGTTACCTTTTGACATTCTGTTGACAACATATGACATCGCATTGATGGATCAAGATTTTCTGTCTCAAATATCTTGGCAGTATGCAGTAATTGATGAAGCTCAAAGACTTAAAAACCCTTCCAGT GTTCTTTACAATCTCCTCAAAGATCACTTTCTTATGCCAAGACGGTTGTTGATGACTGGTACACCTATTCAAAACAATCTCACTGAACTTTGGGCTTTGATGCATTTTTGTATGCCTTCTGTGTTTGGGACACTAGACCAATTCCTTTTCACATTCAAGGAAGCTGGAGATCCTTCATCAG GTCATGATACAGCCAAAGTAAAGGAGCaatttcaaagtttaaaatgtatGTTGGGAGCCTTCATGCTTCGACGAACAAAAGCAAAGCTCATTGAATGTGGAAATCTAGTGCTGCCCGCTCTTACAGAGATAACCGT GATGGCACCGCTGCTCAGCCTGCAAAAGAAGGTGTACTTGTCAATATTGAGAAAGGAGCTTCCTAAATTACTTGCTTTATCTTCAGGTTCATCGAATCATCAATCCTTACAGAATATT GTAATACAGCTAAGAAAAGCAAGTAGCCATCCTTACCTTTTTCCTGGTATTGAGCCTGAACCATTTGAGGAGGGTGAACACCTAGTTCAG GCCAGTGGCAAACTTATGATATTGGACCAACTACTCCAGAAGCTACATAATTCTGGACACCGTGTCCTTCTCTTTGCTCAGATGACACATACACTTGACATTTTACAG GATTTTCTTGAGTTACGAAAGCATTCCTATGAGCGTCTTGATGGATCAGTTCGGGCTGAGGAGCGCTTCTCTGCAATACGAAGCTTCAGTGGGCAATCAATTAAAGGGAGCTTGAATTCTGGGTCTGACCAAAATGGTGCATTTGTTTTTATGATCTCTACAAGAGCTGGAGGAGTTGGCTTGAATCTAGTGGCTGCTGATACT GTTATATTCTATGAGCAAGATTGGAATCCTCAAGTGGACAAGCAGGCTCTGCAGCGGGCACACCGAATTGGTCAAATGAATCATGTTTTGTCCATAAACCTAGTTACCAGACATACTGTGGATGAG GTTATTATGAGGAGAGCAGAGAGGAAGTTGCGGCTTAGCCATAATGTTGTTGGGGATGATGTTATGAACTGGGAAGGTAAAGAAACTGCAGGAGTTGAAACTGGTGATTTGCGTTCTATCATATTTGGGTTACACAGGTTTGATCCTACTGAGATCTCTACTGAGAAATTGGGTGAGACGCAGATGTCTGACCTGAATGCTATGGTTGAGAAGGTACTTGCAAAGCGCTATGAACAAACTGCAGCAAAGGATGATAGGAAATTTGAGGTTAACCCATTAGAATTGTCAAGTGGATCTGTTATTGCTATTGGAGAAAGTTCTACCTCTGTCGGTTTAGATCCTGGTGTTGATGATGATTCATATCTCTCCTGGGTTGAAAAATTGAAGGAGGCATCACAAACAGGCAGTAACCCAATTATGGAGTCAGGAGCTAGAAGGCAAGCCCCTGAGGAAAAGCTTCTAAAACTTGAGGCTGCGAGGAAGAAGGCAGAAGAGAAGAAGTTGTCTAAGTGGGAAGCCCTTGGATACTGCTCATTGTCTGTAAAAGAACCTATTCCTCCTGAGGATAGTGATATGATGTCAGATTCAGGTTCTGTTCATTTTGTTTATGGAGATTGTACACAACCTTCAAAAATTTGTCCATCTGAACCCACAATTATCTTCAG TTGTGTTGATGACTCTGGAAATTGGGGCTGTGGAGGCATGTTTGATGCACTGGCCAAACTTTCTGCAAGTATCCCTGATGCATATCAACAAGCTTCTGAATTTGGGGACCTGCATGTTGGTGATCTGCATCTTATTAGAATTAATG AGGACAGTGATGAACAGAATATGGATGGTGGTAGTCCTCAATGGGTGGCTTTGGCTGTTGTACAGTCTTACAGTGTCAGGCGTAAAATCCCTCGCAGCAACATCTCTCTTCCTGACCTGGAACGTTGCTTATCAAAAGCATCGTTCTCAGCAGCTCAAAACTCTG GATGGATCAGATCGCTCAGATTGGTACACAGTGGAACGTCTTCTACGAAAATATGCTTCCATATATGgcattaa